AATACTTGCTAAACGCAGAGCTTATGCTACCTTAGTTGACCATATGATTCCTGTAATGAAACCTTCTGGTTTGTATGATGAACTAAGCGAAATAGAAGAATTATCAAGGCAGTATTCTCAAGCAAAACTTCTCAATGAAAAAGAAAGATGCGAAGTTATTATGAAAGATATTTACTCTCTTGCCGGCAAAACAAATCTTATTGACAAAAATAAAGAGTTATCTGATAATTCTTTTATTGAATCCCTGCACAATAAACTAAATCTTTTTCGAGAAACCCAGATCCGTGATGGTATGCATATATTAAGTCAAGTGCCTGACAAGGAAGGAATTATTAATATGTTAGTTTCTATTCTTCGTTTTGAAGGAAGCCATCCTTCAATAAGGCGATTAATTTTGGAGTTAATGGGCTATAACTATGAAGAAATAGTTCAGAATCCAGAAAAAATTGTAGATGGAAAGAGTTATGGGGAACTATTAGAAGAAAGTACTCAAATAGCAAAAAAGTTATTGAATATAGCGTTAAAAAGTATGCGAGATTACAAGAAGAAAATCTATGGAATTATCAAAATAAAAAACAAAAATAAAGTTAAAGGTCTAATTGAGTTAGTCATCTGGGCAAAAGATATAATCCTTCCTAAATTAAAAATGACTAAAAGAGAAATCCCTCAGATTCTTAAGGGATTAGAAAAAAAATATATTGAACCTGGTGCTTCTGGACTTTTGACCAGAGGAAAAATAGAGGTATTACCAACCGGGAAGAATTTCTATAGTATCGATCCAAGAACCATTCCAACAAGGGCTGCTTGGAAAGTAGGAATAAAAATGGCAAATGAACTTTTAAATAGATATCTCCGGGAGGAGGATAAATATCCAGAAAATATCGGGATGGTCTTGTGGAGTATAGATGGTTATCGGGCTGATGGTGAACAAATCTCGCAGATATTATATCTTCTTGGAGCAAAACCTGTCTGGACAGAGTCGGGAGTTGTAAAAGGGACGGAAGTTATTCCATTGAAAGAATTAAATAGACCCCGTATAGATGTAACTATCAGAACAAGTGGTATCTTCTGTGACACGCTTCCTCATTTGATTGAACTACTTGATGAAACTATAATCAAACTTACACAACTTAACGAATCCCAAGAGGATAACTTCATAAAAAAACATGTAGATGAGTATAAAAAAATGCACAAAACCCAAACAGGCGATGGTTATGATGAAAAGGAAGCAGAACGTCAGGCAACTTACCGTTTATTCTGTGCTCAACCCGGTACTTATGGTGGTAACGGCGTCAGTTTAATGATTGATGCTAGTGCTTGGCAGAGTATGAAGGATTTAGGGGAAATTTATATAGAAAGAGGTGGGTATGCCTATGGGAAAGGAGTTTTTGGAGAGAAATCACATAAAGAATTTGCTCATCAATTAGGTAAAGTAGAGACAACTTTTCATAAATTGGCTTCAGATGAGACAGACCTTCTTGATTGTTGCTGTTTTTATGATTTTCAAGGAGGGATGTATTCTGCGACTAAATCTTTGGGAGGAAAGGCACCAAAAGTTTACTGGGGAGATATGCATGATCCACAAAGACCTCAAATAAGAGAAATGAAAGAGGAAATTGAAAGAGTGGTTCGTACCAGACTCTTGAATCCCAAATGGATAGAAGGGATGAAAAGACATGGATATAAAGGTGCGTCTGATATTTCCAAACGTATTGTCCGGATTTATGGCTGGGATGCATCAGCCGAAGTTGTAGCTGATTGGATATTTGATGATATAGCACAAGTTTTTGTTTTAGATAAAAAGATGAGGAAATTCTTTGAAGATAATAATCCTTGGGCATTAGAAGAGATAGCAAGACGCCTTCTGGAAGCAGAAAGAAGGGGTATCTGGAAAGCAGATCCACAGGTGTTAAAAGAATTACAGGACAATTATTTTGAGATTGAAGGATGGATGGAAGAGAAAATGGGAGATGTCACAGGAGAATATCAAGGTGGAAGTGTCGATATATTGACCAAGACAGAAGTAGAAGAATGGAATAAGAAAGGTCACTTTAGTATAGACAATTTTCGAAAATCGGAGGTAAAAACAAAATGACTTGTAGAGAAACAGTATTTCCTTTCACAGCAATCGTCGGACAGGAAAAGATGAAAAAAGCTCTTGTCCTGAACGCGATCAATCCGCTTCTAGGAGGCGTTTTGATAAGAGGAGAAAAGGGAACAGCAAAATCAACTGCTGCCCGCGGTTTAGCTGATTTACTGCCAGAGATAGAGGTAGTTGAAGATTGTTTATTTAATTGTAATCCCCGTGAAACTCACCAGATGTGTTACAATTGTCGAGCTAAAATAGAAAAAGGAGAAAAACTTAAAACTGTAAATAGAAAGATGAAAGTCGTTGACCTACCTTTAGGAGCAACAGAAGACAGAGTGATTGGAACACTTGATATAGAAAAAGCAATAAGAAAAGGAAGGAAACATTTTGAGCCAGGTATTCTAGCAGAGGTAAATAGGGGAATACTTTATGTTGATGAAGTGAACTTACTTGACGACCATTTAGTAGATGTTTTATTGGATGCAGCAGCAATGGGTGTAAACATTGTAGAAAGAGAGGGTGTTTCCTACTCACATCCTGCAAGATTTATTCTGGTAGGAACAATGAATCCTGAAGAAGGAGAAATACGGCCACAACTTTTAGATAGATTTGGACTCTGTGTTGAAATCCATGGGTTAAATGATTCCGATCAGAGAGAAGAAGTAGTAAAAAGATGTATAGAATATGAAAAAGCACCACATCAATTTGAAAAGAAATGGGAAGTAGAACAGAAAGACATGCAAGAGGTAGTTGTTAGAGCTCAAAAGATTTTTCCACAAGTAATCTACTCCCAAGATATGTTAAAATTAGTAACCAAAATAGCTATTGATATGGGAGTAGATGGACATCGGGCAGATATTTTTATAATAAAAACTGCACAAACAATAGCTGCATATCATCAAAGAAAAAAAGTTACAGAAGAGGATATTAAAGAAGCAGCGGAATTGGTGTTACCGCATAGGATGAGAAAGAAACCATTCCAACAGCCAGAAGTCAGTCCAGAGCGAATAGAAGAGTCAATTAGAAAACAGAGAGAAAAGAAAAACCAACACAAAGAGACAAAATCTCAAATACCAGATAATCAAAAACAAAAGGAGAATAATACTGAACAAGAAAAATCAAATGCATCTTCTGACACTAATTTTGAAATAGGAGGTTCTTTTGCAGTAAAAAAAATAGCTCCTGAGAAAGATAGAATATCAAGAACAGGAGCGGGTAGGAGAAGCAGTACAAAGACCCATTCTAAATCTGGTCATTATGTACGGAGTAAAATTCCAGAGGTATCCACAGGCTTTAGCCTGCGAGATGATATTGCTTTTGATGCTACCTTAAGAGCCGCTGCACCACATCAGAATATTAGAGCATTAGAGCACAAAAGCACAAGAGTGATTATAAAACAGCAGGATATTCGTCAAAAAGTGAGAGAAAAAAAGATAGGTAATACAATTGTATTTATAGTTGACTCTTCTGGTTCAATGGGAGCAAATCAAAGAATGATAGAAACAAAGGGAGCAATACTTTCTCTTTTAATTGATGCTTACCAGAAAAGAGACAAAGTCGGATTAGTTGCTTTTAAAGGAAATAAAGCAGAGGTTTTATTACCGTTGACATCAAGTGTTGAGTTGGCAAAGAAGCAACTTGAGGAATTACCTACTGGAGGGAGAACCCCTTTATCTAAAGGTCTACTAACTGGTTATGAACTACTTCAAAATGAACTAAAGAAAAATTCTAAAATTAAACCTTTATTAGTTCTAATTTCAGACGGAAAAGCTAATGTGAGTATGGGTAAGGAAAATGTTTTTGAAGAAGTTAGAAAAATTGCTGATGATATAAGAAAATCAGAGATTAAGTCAATAGTAATTGATACTGAGTCCAGTTTTGTTAGTTTTAATAAATCATTTGAAATCGCTGATGCGATGGGAGGAAGATACTATAAATTAGAAGATTTGAAGGCAGGTGATATTGTCAAAGCAGTAGAAGAATTTATTAAAACTTGAAAAAAGAAGGAGAAAAAAATAATGTTTGATTTTATTCTTAAAGGTGGAATTTTGATGTGGCCAATTTTGTTATGTTCTGTAATTGCAGTCACTATTGTGTTAGAAAGATTTTATAATCTTCGTAGAGTAAAAACTGATATCTCTAATTTTTTGTCTCATTTGAAACAATCTTTAAACAAAAGAAAACTTAAGCCAGAAGAGATGGAAAAAAGAGTTGTTCGTATGGGTTCAGAACAAGTGCGTAAATGGGAGAAAAATTTGAGAGGTTTAGCTACTATCGCTAATGTTGCTCCTTTGTTAGGTTTACTGGGTACGGTAACAGGAATGATTAAGGCTTTTATTAAAATTCAGCAATTAGGTGGACAGGTTGATGCCAGCGTTTTATCTGGAGGTATTTGGGAGGCATTATTAACCACTGCGGCCGGTTTAACTATAGCCATACCTGTGCTGGTTATTTATCATTATTTTGAAGGTAAAGTTGATAATTATTCAAATCAACTTAAAAATGCTGTTTGTGAATATTTAGAATCATTAAGTGGGGAAGAAAGTGGAATTTGAAGGTAGGAAGAAAGTCAGATTATTCTTGAATATAACCCCGTTAATTGATGTGGTATTCTTATTATTAATCTTTTTCATGCTGTCATCTCATTTTGTTGTCCAACTAGGAATAAAGATCACTTTACCGCAAGCAAAAACTTCTAAATTACATTCAGAAGAAGAAATTATCATATTTATCAGTTCTGATAATAGACTCTATTTTAATAAGAAATCCATAACCCTTGACAGTCTTTTTACATTATTAGAAAAGGAATTAAGAAAAAGTGAGAGAAATGCAGTGATTGTTAAAGCTGATGAAAAGATTAACTTAGGTTTAGCAGTAAAAGTTATGGATATTGCTAAAGATGCCGGAGCTGAAGGAGTAATAATTTCAACCAAAATAGAGGAAAAAGATGATAAGTGACAAAGTAACCAGAGTCACATTTTTTGTTTCCTTAACAGGACATATATTATTTTTAGGACTACCTGGAAAAATTTTTAATTTATGCTTACCTACAACTGAAAAGTCAAAAGATATAATAATTCAAATTGAAATAGAAAAGCCGATATACCTGCCAAAGATAAATAAAGTAGGTAACGAGAAAAAAATAAACAAAATAAAAAAAGAATTAAAACTGCCTGAACCAAATGTCTTACCTGAACTTCAACCTGAAGAAGTTGTATTAGAAAATTCAGATTTACAACATTCTCAAGAAATAATTGAAGTAATTGATCCTGCTGAAGAGGCAATGCTTCGTTATCAGGATATAATCAAACATAAAATTGAAGAAAAAAGAAATTATCCTACTTTGGCTAGAACCCAAGGAATAGAAGGTATAGTGTGTCTTAAATTTATAATTCTCTCTACTGGGCAAGCTGATAAAATCGAAATAGTAAAATCCTCCGGAGAAGGAATTTTAGATCAATCCACAATCAATACTTTAAAAAAAGCTAATCCTTTTCCTCCTCTACCAAAAGAAATTAGGGCTTCTTATATCCAGATGGAAGTAACTCTTGTTTACACTTTGAAAGAGTTTAATTAAGGTTCTGATACACCGGCTAAAGTTCGGGTCTTTAAAATTCTTTTATTTTTTGTACAATATATTTGTCAGGTGTGGATTGGTCTTTTTCATAGCGATAAACAGTTATCTTATTGAGCCATGGCTATACGCTCCTTTTTGGTTTTTTTTCAGTGGTAATTCTTCCAATAAAACCATTCAAATTTTTTCTGAAAAATTTTTTTTGCTTACCTGCTCTTGAAAATCTCTTTTAATTTTTGTATGATTATACTGTCAGGTTTGGAATGGTTCTTTTCATAACGACAGAGGGATACCTTGTGGATTCCCAGCATTCTGGCTAAATCTTTCTGTTGCAGGTGGTGTTTTAGTCGAAGTTTTTTGATTTTGCTACCTCGGGTATCAGAGCGACAGAAGTAATCGTAAGAATCCTTGATCCCTACCCGGGCAGCAGGTGGCAGCAGTTCAAGTGGGGTTACTTTAAGAGTAGTGGCGATTTTCTCTAAGACAAATGGATTAAGGTCAAGAATTCTGCCTTGTTCGTATCGACCAATAATGGATGTGGCTAACCCTGTGGATTTAGCCAAATTCGCTTGATTTAAGCCAATTTTGACGCGTAGTGCCTTTATTCTGGCACCCAAGGTAAGGTTAGGGTCTTCAAGGTTAATATTAGGGAAACCCCCAATTTGTGAACATTTTAATGCCATTTTCTGTGTTTATTAACCCATAAACGAAGTCATCTGTGAATAAAAACGGTGTGTAGTTAGAGGACAACCCGGGGAGCCACTTACCACGAAATTTCAAACCTGGAATTTTGTCGGTTACATCATCCAAAGTCCACTTCTTTTTTTGCCTAATATACTGAACAATCCTTTCTATTGGCGGCAAGTTCCCACGAGGAAATATTCTAATATAACCTTTCCTTGTTTTCTTTGATATTTTTACTGTTACCCTTCGTAATAACAGATGAAACCACATCATCCTTTCTTCAGGTGTAGCCTCGTCATACGATTTATCAAATTCTTTCCAATAAGTCATCATCAAGTCAACATCTACTTTCTGGCTTTTTAATCGTCGTAAACGTGCTTCAAGGATTGGAATTTCTTCTTCATGTTGTTCTATTTCCGATTCGGCTTCTATAAGCATTTGGTTTAAATTCTTACGAAGTGTAACGAACTCTTTACCTGAAAGGCTCAATATCTTATTCTGCAGATTTGTTTTTCTGCGTTTTGCAGTAAGCTTCAAATCAATCTTGCGCTTGAGTTCTTCGGATAATTCAAATATTTCCTTTTCCTGCACTTCTTCTGCTACTTTTCTTGATGCTTCAACAACAGCTGGTTGCTGACTCAATTCAAAAAGATATTTTCTTAGGAAATTTTCAATCTCCTTTGCACCGATTGCAACCGACTCACAAATATTTTTATCCGCCATTTTTAATATTTTAGAACATTTATAGTAAAAATACTTTATCCCCTTTTTCTTCCCCCAATGGGTTGTCATACCATGTCCACAAAATCCACAAAACAATCTTTTTAGTAAAGGCAGCTCGTATTTACTCTCAACTTGTGCCCGAGGTTGCTCAGCGTTTTTCTTTAGCAACTTTTGAACACGCTCAAAAAGCGGCTCAGGCACTATCGGGGTATGAATGCCTTCTGTTTCTTGATTTTTAAATATTATCTTTCCTATGTAAAATCGCTTTTTCAAATGATTATGTACGCTATCTCTATTAAAAAGACTACCGCCAACTATTTCTCCTGTCTTCGTAGTCCACTTCTTTGTCCGATAACCTTTCCTATTTAGTTCTTTTGCTACTTTACTACAGGACTCAAGTTCTAAATATAATTTAAACATACGTCTAACTAAATTTGCTTCCTTCTGATTTACAGTGTGTTTTCCATCTTTCCAGTCGTATCCAAGTATATGCCGACCACCGCCCCACAACCGCTTTTTGAATCGCTCAAGCATGGCTTCAAAGGTTCTTTCCTTAATTAGGTCTGACTCAAGTTCTGCGAAGACAGCAAAAATATTACGCATTACTTTACCTTCAATCGTTTTTTGGTCAAAACTTTGTCTTAATGTTTCATACACAATTCCATGTTTATCAAATTCAGCCATAATATCGTGAAAATCTTTCACCCTTCTACTTAACCGGTCAATTCTTGTCGTAAGCACATGTGTAAATTTCTCTTGTCTTGCATCTTCTAAAAGACGTTGAAGTTCTTTTCTACCTTCAAATTTTGTTCCTGTAAAAACTTCAGAATAAACATCATATATCTTGTAACCCCGGGCCTTACAGAACTCTCTTAAATGTTTTTCCTGAATACTGGTTGATTTGAGTTCATCAGGATTTTCATGGACTGTCTTATCGTAAGTACTTACTCTGCAATATAATGCTGCAATTGCTTCTTTCTTTTCTTCTTTTTCAATTTCATTTTTCATTTGAATATCCCTAAAAAGAATTGAGCCGGGTGCCGCCCTAACAGAGATTAGGTAGGTTAACCCGGCTCTTTGAAACATGAGTATTTACTCTCAGAATATTATTGGTTTTGAATTCTCTGTTAGGGCAATTTCTTTGCATGGGTTTTGAAGTATTAATATAATATAGCACATTTTACTATAATTGTCAAGTTTTTTTTCCAGTTTTTTTCAAACCTAAACATTCTCTTAATGTTAAGAAAATTGTAAAGCATTAGACACAATACTAATTGTGTCTACCCACATTTTTATAAAAACAGCCAGAATACCCCACCGCTTGCGGTGGGGATGAATGGCTCCTTATTTTGAGTAAAAAAATCGCGGTGGCTTTAGCCATGAATTCAGCGTAATGCCCCGCCTTTTAAGGCGGGGATAGCTGAATTCAAGCGATTTTTTTACTTTGCTTGACTTTTTTTTACAAATGTGATAAAATGTATTAGCAACAATTGGCAAATAAAACAATCTATTGGAAACTTTGGAGAGAAAAAATGACTAATTGGCTTACAACAGAAGAATTAGCAGAATACTTAAAGATTAGCAAAGAGTCAGTTTATAAATTTGCTCGT
This genomic stretch from Elusimicrobiota bacterium harbors:
- a CDS encoding recombinase family protein, with translation MKNEIEKEEKKEAIAALYCRVSTYDKTVHENPDELKSTSIQEKHLREFCKARGYKIYDVYSEVFTGTKFEGRKELQRLLEDARQEKFTHVLTTRIDRLSRRVKDFHDIMAEFDKHGIVYETLRQSFDQKTIEGKVMRNIFAVFAELESDLIKERTFEAMLERFKKRLWGGGRHILGYDWKDGKHTVNQKEANLVRRMFKLYLELESCSKVAKELNRKGYRTKKWTTKTGEIVGGSLFNRDSVHNHLKKRFYIGKIIFKNQETEGIHTPIVPEPLFERVQKLLKKNAEQPRAQVESKYELPLLKRLFCGFCGHGMTTHWGKKKGIKYFYYKCSKILKMADKNICESVAIGAKEIENFLRKYLFELSQQPAVVEASRKVAEEVQEKEIFELSEELKRKIDLKLTAKRRKTNLQNKILSLSGKEFVTLRKNLNQMLIEAESEIEQHEEEIPILEARLRRLKSQKVDVDLMMTYWKEFDKSYDEATPEERMMWFHLLLRRVTVKISKKTRKGYIRIFPRGNLPPIERIVQYIRQKKKWTLDDVTDKIPGLKFRGKWLPGLSSNYTPFLFTDDFVYGLINTENGIKMFTNWGFP
- a CDS encoding cobaltochelatase subunit CobN encodes the protein MSQQIPWSGYYHPKSGVTIRKPWLTDNGQQLSGKVGIFFSRSLLIKKDLNLVNSLIKKLEKRKIFPVAVFAQKKEYGGPGCPGLEPGLKLLKGVDLIINLESSFLIQKSVENEKTIIEEINVPIIQTIYSSSRTEKEWEENPQGISPTNQIYWVAQPEYNGVIEPILTSCRDEKSDDTFGRRKPVEERVEFLLDRICTWLKLYHLPASKRRITFLLHNAPCAGVEASIGGASGLDTMESVVRIMKQMKNREYKIHNCPENGKGLIDLILNKKAISEFRWTTIDEIVKKGGVIEFITVEKYNQWLNELTPTLKEKMISSWGKPPGEGMVYEGKIVVTGMNFGNINILVEPKRGCYGARCDGKVCKILHDPKVPPTHQCYATYKWAQENSDALISVGTHGYIEFLPGKSVGLSKECFPEIIVGDKPHLYIYTVKNPAEGILAKRRAYATLVDHMIPVMKPSGLYDELSEIEELSRQYSQAKLLNEKERCEVIMKDIYSLAGKTNLIDKNKELSDNSFIESLHNKLNLFRETQIRDGMHILSQVPDKEGIINMLVSILRFEGSHPSIRRLILELMGYNYEEIVQNPEKIVDGKSYGELLEESTQIAKKLLNIALKSMRDYKKKIYGIIKIKNKNKVKGLIELVIWAKDIILPKLKMTKREIPQILKGLEKKYIEPGASGLLTRGKIEVLPTGKNFYSIDPRTIPTRAAWKVGIKMANELLNRYLREEDKYPENIGMVLWSIDGYRADGEQISQILYLLGAKPVWTESGVVKGTEVIPLKELNRPRIDVTIRTSGIFCDTLPHLIELLDETIIKLTQLNESQEDNFIKKHVDEYKKMHKTQTGDGYDEKEAERQATYRLFCAQPGTYGGNGVSLMIDASAWQSMKDLGEIYIERGGYAYGKGVFGEKSHKEFAHQLGKVETTFHKLASDETDLLDCCCFYDFQGGMYSATKSLGGKAPKVYWGDMHDPQRPQIREMKEEIERVVRTRLLNPKWIEGMKRHGYKGASDISKRIVRIYGWDASAEVVADWIFDDIAQVFVLDKKMRKFFEDNNPWALEEIARRLLEAERRGIWKADPQVLKELQDNYFEIEGWMEEKMGDVTGEYQGGSVDILTKTEVEEWNKKGHFSIDNFRKSEVKTK
- a CDS encoding biopolymer transporter ExbD, with protein sequence MEFEGRKKVRLFLNITPLIDVVFLLLIFFMLSSHFVVQLGIKITLPQAKTSKLHSEEEIIIFISSDNRLYFNKKSITLDSLFTLLEKELRKSERNAVIVKADEKINLGLAVKVMDIAKDAGAEGVIISTKIEEKDDK
- a CDS encoding putative cobaltochelatase, giving the protein MTCRETVFPFTAIVGQEKMKKALVLNAINPLLGGVLIRGEKGTAKSTAARGLADLLPEIEVVEDCLFNCNPRETHQMCYNCRAKIEKGEKLKTVNRKMKVVDLPLGATEDRVIGTLDIEKAIRKGRKHFEPGILAEVNRGILYVDEVNLLDDHLVDVLLDAAAMGVNIVEREGVSYSHPARFILVGTMNPEEGEIRPQLLDRFGLCVEIHGLNDSDQREEVVKRCIEYEKAPHQFEKKWEVEQKDMQEVVVRAQKIFPQVIYSQDMLKLVTKIAIDMGVDGHRADIFIIKTAQTIAAYHQRKKVTEEDIKEAAELVLPHRMRKKPFQQPEVSPERIEESIRKQREKKNQHKETKSQIPDNQKQKENNTEQEKSNASSDTNFEIGGSFAVKKIAPEKDRISRTGAGRRSSTKTHSKSGHYVRSKIPEVSTGFSLRDDIAFDATLRAAAPHQNIRALEHKSTRVIIKQQDIRQKVREKKIGNTIVFIVDSSGSMGANQRMIETKGAILSLLIDAYQKRDKVGLVAFKGNKAEVLLPLTSSVELAKKQLEELPTGGRTPLSKGLLTGYELLQNELKKNSKIKPLLVLISDGKANVSMGKENVFEEVRKIADDIRKSEIKSIVIDTESSFVSFNKSFEIADAMGGRYYKLEDLKAGDIVKAVEEFIKT
- a CDS encoding energy transducer TonB, which codes for MISDKVTRVTFFVSLTGHILFLGLPGKIFNLCLPTTEKSKDIIIQIEIEKPIYLPKINKVGNEKKINKIKKELKLPEPNVLPELQPEEVVLENSDLQHSQEIIEVIDPAEEAMLRYQDIIKHKIEEKRNYPTLARTQGIEGIVCLKFIILSTGQADKIEIVKSSGEGILDQSTINTLKKANPFPPLPKEIRASYIQMEVTLVYTLKEFN
- a CDS encoding MotA/TolQ/ExbB proton channel family protein; protein product: MFDFILKGGILMWPILLCSVIAVTIVLERFYNLRRVKTDISNFLSHLKQSLNKRKLKPEEMEKRVVRMGSEQVRKWEKNLRGLATIANVAPLLGLLGTVTGMIKAFIKIQQLGGQVDASVLSGGIWEALLTTAAGLTIAIPVLVIYHYFEGKVDNYSNQLKNAVCEYLESLSGEESGI
- a CDS encoding helix-turn-helix transcriptional regulator, translating into MALKCSQIGGFPNINLEDPNLTLGARIKALRVKIGLNQANLAKSTGLATSIIGRYEQGRILDLNPFVLEKIATTLKVTPLELLPPAARVGIKDSYDYFCRSDTRGSKIKKLRLKHHLQQKDLARMLGIHKVSLCRYEKNHSKPDSIIIQKLKEIFKSR